One part of the Anopheles coustani chromosome 2, idAnoCousDA_361_x.2, whole genome shotgun sequence genome encodes these proteins:
- the LOC131265467 gene encoding collagenase-like, producing MKLFVVLALTAYVLGVAYSSPVDPRTIDWTLVRTLHQTDAIRAKQGLPPLTDDEVRSSRVADGQIASPTQFPWAAGVLISGSSSHSFCSGVLISRRHVLTAAVCISGSPTLTVLLGASDMTRIEEFIPVSNILSHPNYSSFFNRDDIAILTLSNEAPLRDTIRPVELPRFSDVGNSFNNWAATTAGWGNTGRRENEPIPIPNLYFAVDSVNSNFVCGLSHTFIRDTHICTSTDNGGPCNGDEGGPVTVSEGGRTFLVGIHSFHFSGLFGCDRGRSAVHTRITEYLGWIQQNSDAVIQ from the exons ATGAAGCTGTTCGTTGTGCTTGCGTTGACTGCCTACGTGCTGGGAGTGGCCTACTCCAGTCCCGTCGATCCACGTACGATCGATTGGACGCTGGTGCGTACCCTCCACCAGACGGATGCCATCCGGGCTAAGCAAGGACTTCCGCCTCTAACGGACGACGAAGTTCGTTCGTCGCGTGTCGCCGATGGACAGATCGCGAGTCCTACTCAGTTCCCTTGGGCTGCCGGTGTTCTCATCTCCGGATCATCGTCGCACAGTTTCTGCAGTGGAGTGTTGATCTCTCGCCGCCATGTTCTCACCGCGGCCGTGTGCATTTCTGG ATCACCAACGCTTACCGTTCTCTTGGGCGCATCCGACATGACCCGCATTGAGGAGTTCATCCCGGTGTCGAACATCCTGTCGCATCCGAACTACAGCTCCTTCTTCAACCGGGACGACATCGCCATTCTGACGTTGTCGAATGAGGCTCCCCTCCGCGATACGATTCGTCCGGTAGAACTCCCTCGCTTCAGCGATGTGGGCAATAGCTTCAACAACTGGGCTGCCACGACCGCCGGCTGGGGCAATACGGGTCGTCGCGAGAACGAACCGATCCCCATCCCAAATCTGTACTTTGCCGTCGATTCAGTCAACTCCAACTTTGTCTGCGGATTGTCGCACACGTTTATCCGCGATACCCATATTTGTACCTCGACCGACAACGGAGGCCCATGCAAC GGTGATGAAGGAGGCCCAGTGACAGTCAGTGAGGGTGGCCGCACGTTCCTCGTCGGCATTCACTCGTTCCACTTCTCCGGACTGTTCGGATGCGATCGTGGCCGATCCGCTGTGCATACCCGTATCACCGAGTACCTGGGATGGATTCAACAGAACTCGGATGCAGTCATTCAGTAA
- the LOC131264730 gene encoding chymotrypsin-like has translation MKVVLLLSALAVGGVFAIGSPSDSAEPNSRIAGGEETDPRAVPFIVGILISGSNRHAFCAGILISPTHVLTTASCVSNQPILTVLLGASDMTRIQEFIGVASILIHPNYSSLLNRDDVAILTMDRATPLNEYIQVANLPRWGHVGNTFNGFGTTVSGWGNTGNRDNEPVPIPNLNSIRTPVISNTVCGLSHNFIRDDHICTSGDNGGPCDGDDGGPVTITDAGETIVIGMHSFHYSGLFGCDRGRSAVHIRLTSYLSWIEANSNAIIRT, from the exons ATGAAGGTCGTACTGTTGTTGTCCGCTTTAGCCGTAGGCGGTGTGTTTGCTATCGGATCGCCATCCGATTCGGCAGAACCCAACTCGCGAATAGCCGGTGGCGAAGAAACCGATCCACGAGCGGTTCCCTTTATCGTCGGTATTCTGATTTCGGGTTCTAATAGACATGCCTTTTGCGCCGGCATTTTGATATCACCAACACACGTTCTTACGACGGCAAGCTGTGTTTCAAA TCAACCCATTCTTACAGTGCTTCTGGGGGCAAGTGATATGACCAGAATTCAGGAGTTCATCGGTGTGGCAAGCATTCTTATCCATCCTAACTACAGCTCGCTGTTGAACCGTGACGACGTTGCGATCCTTACCATGGACCGAGCGACGCCGCTGAATGAGTACATCCAGGTTGCAAATCTGCCACGATGGGGACACGTGGGCAACACGTTCAATGGGTTTGGAACCACCGTAAGCGGCTGGGGTAACACGGGCAACCGTGACAACGAACCCGTCCCCATACCTAATCTTAACTCGATCCGCACTCCGGTCATCAGCAACACCGTATGCGGCCTGTCACACAACTTCATTCGAGACGACCATATTTGTACCTCCGGGGATAATGGAGGTCCTTGCGAC GGCGACGATGGTGGTCCAGTCACGATAACGGACGCTGGCGAAACGATCGTCATCGGCATGCACTCTTTCCATTATAGCGGCCTGTTTGGATGCGATCGTGGCCGTTCGGCAGTCCATATCCGACTCACGAGCTACCTCAGCTGGATCGAAGCCAATTCGAACGCCATCATTCGAACATAA
- the LOC131264729 gene encoding brachyurin-like codes for MKSAFSTASVWCAVVSCIIAVCMAIDVQTPPSGRISDGQVAAPGQFPFVVGILISGTSSRSFCGGALISRRFVLTAAACVQGTNSFTVLLGATDMTRIEQIIPVLNIPSHIIVHPGYSSLLNRDDIALVQLSHEANLTPTVQVANLPRRYHTAFTFNDWPATVAGWGNTGNRDNEPIPLQRLLFATGPVVSNFVCGISHSFIRDGNICSSTDNGGPCNGDEGGPVWVTEGGETFIIGVHSFHYDGLFGCDRGRSSVHTRLTEYLDWIQANTDVVIRA; via the exons ATGAAGTCGGCGTTTAGCACTGCCAGCGTGTGGTGTGCGGTGGTCAGCTGTATTATCGCGGTATGCATGGCCATTGACGTACAAACACCACCATCGGGACGTATCAGCGATGGACAGGTTGCGGCTCCGGGACAGTTTCCCTTTGTCGTCGGCATCCTTATTTCGGGAACATCCAGCCGATCTTTCTGCGGTGGAGCCCTGATCTCACGTCGATTCGTCCTCACAGCGGCGGCCTGTGTACAGGG AACCAACTCGTTCACCGTGCTGCTAGGGGCAACGGACATGACCCGTATCGAGCAGATCATTCCGGTGCTGAACATTCCCTCGCACATCATCGTCCATCCAGGATATAGCTCCCTGCTGAATCGAGACGACATCGCACTGGTTCAGCTGTCCCACGAGGCTAACCTGACTCCAACCGTGCAGGTGGCTAACTTACCGCGTCGCTACCATACGGCGTTCACGTTCAACGACTGGCCTGCGACGGTAGCCGGTTGGGGTAACACTGGAAACCGTGACAACGAGCCGATCCCGCTGCAGCGGCTCCTGTTCGCCACCGGTCCAGTTGTGTCCAACTTTGTCTGCGGCATTTCGCACAGCTTCATCCGCGATGGCAACATCTGCAGTTCGACTGACAACGGTGGACCGTGCAATGGTGATGAAGGTGGTCCAGTTTGGGTGACGGAAGGGGGCGAAACGTTCATCATCGGTGTCCACTCGTTCCACTACGATGGATTGTTTGGCTGCGATCGCGGCCGATCGTCGGTCCACACACGCCTCACGGAATATCTGGATTGGATCCAAGCCAATACCGACGTCGTCATTCGTGCGTAA